The segment TCGACCGCTAGACGGCACCTGACACCGGCTGCAGAAGCCCGTCCGAGAAAACGGCGACCAGGAACGCGCGTGTCGCGACAGCCGACAGCGTAGCTGGAGGATTATGGCAATCTCACTGCGTTGACGTCGGCGGCGCCGGTGACTATAATGCCGCTGTGCGACGAGACTTTAACACATCGCCGCGCGGCGCCGACCGGTTGAACGCGGAAGCGCCCCCGGACCGGGAGTTGATGCGCCGCGTCACTGGGCGGCTGGTCCCGCTGCTGTTTGTGGTCTACATCGTTGCCTACATCGACCGGGTCAATGTGGGCTTTGCGCAGCTCACAATGGGGGCCGCGCTGGGCCTTTCCGCGGGTGTGTACGCATTCGGCGCCGGCATTTTCTTCATCGGCTACTTCCTGTTCGAGATACCGAGCAACCTGATTCTGCAGCGGGTTGGAGCTCGCCGTTGGATTGCCCGGATCATCTTCAGCTGGGGTCTTGTGAGCATGGCAATGGCTCTGACACGCTCACCTGCCATGTTCTGTACGCTCCGGTTTCTGCTCGGTGTTGCGGAGGCAGGCTTCTTCCCCGGCATCATTCTCTACCTCACATGGTGGTACCGGGCTGAGGAGCGCGCGCGACTGGTCGCCCTTTTTATGACCGCCAGCACGCTGGCCGGCGTTGTTGGCAGCCCGGTCTCCGGCATTCTGCTGCACGTGCACCGGTGGATGGGGATGGCAGGTTGGCAGCTGCTGTTCCTGGGGGAAGGCGCGCCGGCCCTCCTTCTGGACGCCTTCGTATTGCGGTGGCTGCCGGATGGCCCGGAAACCGCGCCGTGGCTCAGCGACCCTGAGCGGCAGCGCGTCAAGGA is part of the Armatimonadota bacterium genome and harbors:
- a CDS encoding MFS transporter — translated: MRRVTGRLVPLLFVVYIVAYIDRVNVGFAQLTMGAALGLSAGVYAFGAGIFFIGYFLFEIPSNLILQRVGARRWIARIIFSWGLVSMAMALTRSPAMFCTLRFLLGVAEAGFFPGIILYLTWWYRAEERARLVALFMTASTLAGVVGSPVSGILLHVHRWMGMAGWQLLFLGEGAPALLLDAFVLRWLPDGPETAPWLSDPERQRVKERLKGDDRAIDCSLRQSVAALRMPVVWLLTCVYFTVTLAGYGVQLWLPIIIKAAGHLSNLATGCTTALPYLAATAAMLIMGFHSDRTGERSCHIFFSAAAGAIGLAGAFCYPAYGLLWLCLALAGTNGIMGPFWALATARMVRETRAAGVAAINCIGNLGGFFGPQVVGALGGAAGGRGLLALAAALFFGGALALTVKYDYGSLNR